Part of the Cystobacter ferrugineus genome, GTCTACGGCACGCCCGAGGTGCGCGTGTTCGATCCCGCGAAGCCGGACTTCGGCCCCGCCGGTTCGGCCGACACGGTGCTCACGTTCCGCAACGCGCACAACTGGGTCAGCGACGGCAACGCCGCCGCGTACTTCAAGGCGTTCTACGACGTGTTGAAGCCGGGTGGCACCCTGGGCGTCGTCGATCACCGCGCCAAACCGGGGACCGACCTCGAGGTGATGAAGAAGTCCGGCTATGTGACCGAGGAGCTGGTCATCGAGCTGGCCCAGGGCGCCGGGTTCGTGCTCGCGGACAGGAGCGAAATCAACGCCAACCCGAAGGACACCGCCGACCATCCCAACGGCGTGTGGTCCTTGCCTCCCAGCAACAGGCACGACGCGGCCGACGATGCGAAGTACCAGGCCATCGGAGAGAGCGACCGTATGACGCTGCGCTTCACCAGGCCCACCAGCGCCCGGTGATGGAAGGGGGGGGACACCCGCCCCCCTGCCCGCTCAGCGGCGCGCGGTCACGACGGGCTGATAGAAACCCGAATCCTCGGGTGGGTACCAACGGATGTGCGTGAAGCCCGCCGCGCCGAGCGCCGCATCCAGCTCGGCGCGGCGGAGCGCGCGGTACACCGTCCGCCGCTCGGTCGTCTCCCAGAGCCCGCCGCGCTGGCGCACGAGGAAGAGCGAGAACGCATAGGTGCGGCCATCCTCGGCCCAGTCCCACACCTGGAAGACGATGCGCCGGCCCTCGGGCGAGTCGATGACCTGGGGCTGGGTGGCGTGGGGCTTCTCCTCCAGGAGCTTGTCGTAGTCCCGCAGGGTGGCGAGGAACACCCCCCCGGACCGCAGCTTCGCCGAGACCGCGTGCGTGGCGGCGCGCAGGTCCTCGTCGGTGAGCAGGTGGGGAAGCGCGTTGTCGCAGGAGAGCACCGCATCGAACGTCCCGGGCACCTGCGTGTCGAGGGTGCGCAGGTCCGCGACCCCCGTGGTGAGCGGCACGCCGAGCGAGGAGGCCTCATGCGCGGCGCGTTGCACCGAGGCGGGGCTGAGGTCCGTGGCGTGGACGCGGTGGCCGCGCGAGGCGAGCCCGAGTGCTTGTGTGCCAATGCCACACGAGGCATCCAGCAACGCGTGGGGGCCAGAGCCGAGTTCCGCGCGGAGCAGCCGATCCAGCACTTCCCCCTGTCGGGAGATCGAGCGCCGCCAGTCGGCGAAGATGAGGTGATAGTCACCGGCGAGCTGCTCGTAGAAGTCGAGAACGGAATCGGCCATGTGCGCTCTCCCTTGGGATTCCTACCGCCACCTCTGAATGGAAGCACCTCCAGCCTTGGGGTGCCGCAAAGTCATAACACACCGCGTAAAAAACGTTTTCCATGACATCCGCGCCAAAAAGTGGTAGCATGCATGAGGCGACGGCACTCCATACACCACTGCTGGGAGTGTTCTGGGACTGGAGTCCGAGGCGTTCCCACGCGTCGCCGTCGGGCGGTGCTCGGTCCAGCGGATGCACGCCCCCTTCTGCTCGAGAACAACCGCGGTTTCCTGACGGAGAAAGAAAGCCATGAGATTGAGATCCCAGAAGCAGGGAGTGGTGTCTTCGGCTGTGTTTCTGGCGGTAGCCCTGGCGTCAGCCTGTGGAGGGGCCGACAGTCCTGTCACGGCCTCCGACAGCGCGCTGTTGAGCGCCGCTTCCACGCCCCTGGCGGTGATTGACGCGAAGACCCTGACGGATACCACGGCACCGCTGCTGCTGC contains:
- a CDS encoding class I SAM-dependent methyltransferase; translation: MRRVLLTAVIPTLLPALLSGCASTTAAAPAERPAPTATHTTVAALDEALSGSWRDPKNVTRDVHRHPKQTLGFFGVTPDQTVIEITPGGGWYSEILAPYLRDKGHYVAAVWDDAITGQPKYRYELNQKLRERFAGNAAVYGTPEVRVFDPAKPDFGPAGSADTVLTFRNAHNWVSDGNAAAYFKAFYDVLKPGGTLGVVDHRAKPGTDLEVMKKSGYVTEELVIELAQGAGFVLADRSEINANPKDTADHPNGVWSLPPSNRHDAADDAKYQAIGESDRMTLRFTRPTSAR
- a CDS encoding class I SAM-dependent methyltransferase; protein product: MADSVLDFYEQLAGDYHLIFADWRRSISRQGEVLDRLLRAELGSGPHALLDASCGIGTQALGLASRGHRVHATDLSPASVQRAAHEASSLGVPLTTGVADLRTLDTQVPGTFDAVLSCDNALPHLLTDEDLRAATHAVSAKLRSGGVFLATLRDYDKLLEEKPHATQPQVIDSPEGRRIVFQVWDWAEDGRTYAFSLFLVRQRGGLWETTERRTVYRALRRAELDAALGAAGFTHIRWYPPEDSGFYQPVVTARR